GAGATAGCCCGCCGGTGCGCACCGCTCGAGGAACCTGGCGCGCGCCAGTTCGTAGTCCGAGGAGATCGGCCGATCGTCGGCGTTGAGCGACACGAGGAGCTCCACATAGCGCTGGACCGGAAGGACCGATCTGCCATCGGACGGACAGTCGCCCGTCTCGCGACTGCCGAACGACCTGGCGAGCTGGACCTCCGTTGGGAACCGAACGGTCGGGTTCCAGCGCTCCAGATGCGGCGCCCTGGAGCGCACGTCGATGACCGAGAGGTCCGGCCGGCGACGTTCGACGTGGAGCGCGTACCACAGCGGGAAGACGGTCTCGTCGTTCCTCGCGAGGACGATCGAGTTCGCCGCGAGCCCGTCGAGCATCTGGTCGAGGTACACGTCGGCTCCTCCGCCCCGCGCCTCGGCGCGCGACCATCTTCCCGGGAACGAGAGGACAAGAACGACCGCCACGACGGCTGCGAGGGCGGCCGCCGCGCCCACCCCGCGGACGCTCCCTCCGAGCTCGGCCGGCATGAGCGCCACGGCCAGACCGGCGAGCAGCCCGAGAACGACATAGGCGGGAACCAAATAGGCTCCGATGTCGGGGATCGAATAGAGGGCGGCGTGCCCGAGGGTCAGGACGAGGATGACGAGGAGCGCCGCCGCGTAGCGTCTCGAGGCTCTCCAAAGCAGCACGAGCCCACAGACGGCGGCCGCGAGAAGGGGCCATCCGAACTCCCTGACCAGAAGCTCCGCCACGCCGCGGGCGTCGTGCAGGGCGACGAGCAGTGACGTCGCGCCGAGCCGCGAGCGGTACGCGACCCCGCCGATGTGCTTCACGAGCGCGTCGAAGCTGTCGATGGGGGCCCAGAGCACGGCGGGGTCGTGGGCCGAACGGAGCGGCAGGTAGGCGTACGACGTCAGGACCACGAGAGACGCGCCCGCGGCAGCAAGCCAGGTGCGGGCGCTCCGGCCGGGTCGCGTGAGCGACATGATGACGAGCCCCGGGAGCGCGAGCAGGATCGTCAGGTGATGCGCGAGCCCGATCCCGAACAGAAGACCCGCGACGACGAAGCGACGGTCGAACCGTCGCGACGCTTCGCCGGAGGGGTCGACCGTCGCGCCCGGTAGCCCGAGCTCGCCTCTCGCGAGCAGCGCGAGCATGCCCGTCAGTAGCGCCGCCGCGAGTGCGTACACCTCTGGAATGGTCGACTGCGCGTGTATCTCGGGAACGAGGGCGACGACCGCTCCGGCGAGAGCGGCGCCGACGGCCGTCAGGACGCGCGAGGGGTGATGGCCCGAGCGTCGCGTCGTGAGCTCCGTGATGTCCCACGTCACGCGCGAGACGAGCGCGCAGGCGAGCGCGCCGCCCACGGCCGAGAGGAACGCCAGCCGTGCCACGGGCGTGCCGAGCGGTACCCTGATGGCCAGCGCCGTGAGGATCGTGTAGAGCGGATAGCCCGGCGGATGCGCGATGCCGAGCGTGCGCGCGACCGCGAGGAACTCGGGCGAGTCGCCCCACGGGAGCGTGCGGGACAGGGTGCTCAGGTAGAGCGTCAGCGCTCCCGCGAAGACGAGAAGGGCCGTCACGTCCGACGGCTCCGGACGACGCAACCGCGTCATCGAACCCCCGGTGAAGAAGCCGACTGGCTCGCTCTCCGTCCGGAGCGCATCCTACCACACTGTCACCCTTCCGTCGAAGCGCGGAGGGAGTCCTCACAGAGCTCTGACTTGCCTCCACGTGCGACCTGTGGTATGCTCCGGCCTCGCATCCACATGACACCGTAACGCGATGGGTGCCTGGTCACAGAGGTTCGACCGGCACCGTGCTCTCCCGACGCCACGTGGCCCCGCGCGGGGCACGGTGTTCGGTCACAGCCCACACGGGCGCACGGCGCCCGGGGAGGACCCGCATGAAGCGAATGCTCGTGGTTGCCCTGGCCCTGGTCCTGTCCGTCCCGCTCTCGGCGACGACCTCCCGCGAGGGCCTGCCCGATGCGGAGTACCCCGAACGCGGGCCGTACGGCACGGCACGCAGCGTTGCCGACGTCCTGATCTGCCTCGACATCGACGCGAACCGCGGTTTCGGCGACCCCACGCCCCTGTACGCGGACGCGTTCGCCGCCGCCGGTGCGCAGATCATCGCCACGTGCCGCGTCGAGACACCGGGCGGCTCCATCAACTTCCCGACGGGGATGACGGCCGACAACTACCCGGTCGTCGTCGTGCTGACGAGCGACAACTGGTGGGCCACCCCGAAGAACATCGACCCGGCCGACGAATCCGCGCTGGCGGCGTATCTGGACACCGGCGGCAACCTGTTGTTCGTCGGGCAGGACTACATGGTCGGCGCGCATCCATCGATGGGTCCGACGAGCGGGTTTCCGCGGGATTACCTCGGGCTCGACCACTGCCACCAGGACGTGCTCTGGGGCGAGACGACGGCCACGATCACCGGCTCTCCGGGCTGGATTGCGGACGGTCTGACGCTGTCGCTCACCGCTTCGACGGTCTTCACGGAGAACACTTTCTACCCCGACTGCGCAGACCCCGTCGCAGATGCTGGCTCAGCGTTCTCGTACGACGAGGCGGCGCGGGACGGGGTCGTCATCTACCACGACCCGGGCGGTTTCAAGACCGTCTGGTCGGGCATCGAACTCTCCGCGGCGGCGACCGCATCGTTCCACGTCGCCATCGACACCATCTACCACTGGTTCCTCGGCGCATCGCCCGTCGTCGAGAGCACCTGGGGCGAGATCAAGCGGCTCTACCGATGAGTCTGCGCCCGCGCGGCTGCGCGGCCGATGAAGTGCCAATGACGGCGGCGGGGTCCCTGAGGGGCCCCGCCGCTTCGTTTCCCCTCTCCCGGCGCTCCTCTGGCGCTCGGGCTCCTCAGGCGCTATACTGCGTCACGCGCCCCGTCGATCGGGGTGACGGCATTGCAACGACCAGACGCCCGAAAGGAACGACGAAAGATGAAGACCGGTTCCCCGATCCCGTCGGACATGGCCGTCGTCTACACGGCGAACGGCGAGATGGAAGCTCACGGCATCCGAGCGGCGCTCGAGGCCGCCGGGATCCCGGTGCATCTCAACTTCGAGGCAGCGGGTAAGCTCTACGCCGTCACGGTCGACGGTCTCGGAGCCGTCAGAATCATGGTCCCCATCGACCGCGTCGACGAGGCGCGCGAGATCATCTCGACCCCTGCCATGCCCGTTGACGAACTCACCGGCGAATCGGATGAAGAAGGAGAACACGAGGAAGAGGAATGAGCGAGGGCGAGACAAAGAACGTGCTCAAGACCATGGCCGACGACCGCATGTGCTTCGCGTGCGGACCCGACAACCCGCACGGCCTCCACCTGTCATTCGACTACGGCGACGGTGAGGTCACGACCCGGCACACCTTCGACGGCAGGTACCAGGGCTACAGCGGGGTCGTCCACGGAGGACTCGTCTCGACCGTTCTCGACGAGACGATGGTGACCCTCCTGAACCGGATGGGGCTTCTGGCGATGACGGCCGAGCTGACCGTCCGGTACTCGAGCCCGGTGCCCGTCGGCGAGGAGGTGACCGTGACGGCCAGACTCGTGCGCTCGAGGCGCCGGGTCCACGAGGTCGAGGCCGAGGCGACGCTCCCGGACGGAGAGGTCGCCGCCACCGCGCGCGGACGCTTCATGTCGCTCGGCCCGCTCCACGACGAAGCCCCCTCGACCGGCTGACCGATCTTCAGACGACCTGAACGACCGAGGCCCGCCCTCCCCGGTGGAAGGCGGGCCTCAGTCGTGTGCGGCCGTCGCAAGGTGTTGCATCGTTCGCTACTGGAAGAGCTGCTTGATCGCGCTCCAGGTCTCCTCCTCGATCCCCGTCTCAGCAAGGAACTCGACGGTCATGGACCCGGAGTTGTTCCCCATGTCGGCGAAGCTGAAGTCGACGAGGAACGCCCAGAACCAGCCCGTCGCGTGCGCCGTGAAGACGTACTCCTCGCCGAACTCGAGGAAGCTCAGCTGAGGATGATAGGGCATCGAGATGTCGCGCGTGAAGATGCAGACGCCGTCGTAGTAGCCCGACGGGTCGCTGTTCGTCGCCGCGTCGCCGGTGACCGAGACCGTGTACTCCTGCCCCGGTGTCAGCACGATCTTCGCGCCGCCGTACTCGAGCAGTCCGATGCAGTGGAAGACCGCGTCGACCGTCAGCGTCTCCCGTCCCCTCGGCGAGTCGAAGGCCACCTCCATCGAACCGAAGTTGTCCCCGACGTCCTTGAGCGAGATGTCAACGAGGAACGCGTAGACGGGATCGAACCCCGCGGTGAGGTCGAACGTCTCCCCCTTCTCGAGGTAGACGATGCGGGGGTGAAGCGCGTCGGTCTTCTCGAAGAAGTAGAGGAAGAGGCCGTCGTAGTACTGGATGCCGAGCGAGTCGTTCGCGGCGGCGTCTCCGGTCACGCTGACGGTGTACGTGACCCCCGGATCGAGCGAGATGCTGGGGCATCCCGCCTGCAGGAGGCCGACGCAGTTCTTGTACGAGTCGACGGTCAGCGTCTCGGTGGCCAGTGCGGGCGTCGCCGCGATGGCGAAGACGACCACCAGAGCAAGAAAGCAATAACGATTTGTCACATGGCCCTCCCCGTGTCGAAGTCGTGGACCCCCGGACACGTCGGGTCCGGACGGATGTCTCCGTTCGTTGGTACCAGAGTATCATACGACAATCTGCTGGTCAAGGAAGCGTCGAGCGGCTCCCTCTGAAAGAACGGGGCAGGGACCCGGAAGGGCCCTGCCCCGTGGTGTTGCCTATGGTGGTCCGCTCGAGCTAGCCGCGGAACCGGCGGCGGACGAGAGCGCCGACACCGACGAGCCCTGTGCTCAGAAGCAGCCAGGTCGAAGGCTCGGGCACGGGCGACGTGTCGCCATCGTGCACCTTGATGTCGTCCACGTACCAGCCCTCGTAGTCGTTCATCAGATGGTCCATTGTGTCGAAGTAGAATCCGACGCGGACCGCGTCGAGGCCGGCGAACATGTTGAGGTCCGCCTTGAGCCCGATCCACTCGCCCTGGTCGAACCACTGCACGTCGGGATAGAGCGGGACCCACATCCCGTCTCCGGGCTTCACGACGACGTGGGCCTTATCGAAAAGATGCATCGGCTGGTTCTCGGTCTCGAGCCAGGAGTAGAAGTTCATGTAGGCCTCATCGGCGCCCGAGAGGTCGATCCACGGGGACATCAGAACGCCCCAGTTCCAGCCGACGTCATAGTCGTAGTTCGGGCCGCCGGTGTTGTAGGCCGCGGAGTACATCCCGCTGTGCGCACGGTAGGTCTCGAGATGCCAGAGGCTGAACTCCTGCCCCTCGACCTGACCGGTCGTCTCCCATCCTTCGGCGCCCGTCTCGAAGCCCTCGTGCAGGAATACGGTTGCCGACGCACCCGTCGCGAAGACAAGGCACGCCGCCATCGCAAGAACGATAGCCGTTGCTCTCATGGTGCTGCTCCTCTCCGGGACCCTCTGGTCCCCGGTCGCCCTCACGCAATGTCTGAGCAAGCCAGCGTGGAGATGCTCCGGTCAAGAATACTCCATCACAGTTGAAGATATCAGGGACCCGCGAAATCGGTCAAGGGTTTTCGGGTGCGAACCATCGGTCTGTGCCGCCCTGTGAGACTACCGTATGAGCACAACCGTCTGCGTCTGTGCCGCTGTGGACGTGCCGTGCAGGCGGGCGAAGTAGACACCGGAGGGACAGCGGCGGCCCTCCACATCCCTTCCGTCCCAGCGGATCACGGCCTCGCCGGGCTGGGCCCTTCCCTCGAACAGCGTTGCCACGCGGCGTCCGCGAACATCGTAGATGACCACCGACACGTCACCAACCTCGTCACTCGCGAGAACGAAGCGGGCCTCGCCGCGGGCCGGGTTGGGCGTCGGAGCGGAGAGGCGCAGCGCCGCCCCGGGCGGTTCCGGCACGCCTGTCGCCGTCGCAGGGGCGAAGGCCGACTGGAGCACGCCGCGGATCACCGGGAGGTCCGACGAGCCGCTCGGGTTCCCTCCCCCGTCGGCCTGGACCCACGCGGCCACGCCCATCCGTGAGTAGTCCCACGCGGGATCTACATCGAACGATGTCAGGAACGTGACGCTCTCCCCCTCCGCGATGCTGAACGCATCGCCCTGGTAGGCCGTCAGAAACGTCTTCGCGTGGTAGGGAAGAAACGACGTGCCGTTTGAGGACGGAACGTCCTCGGCCAGGACTGCGGCGGCGGCGAACCGGGCGTTGGACACGTCCTCCTCGGCCGCGATCGATACGGCGAACTCGCCGACGCCGAGCTCGCTGACTTTCATCGTCAGCGGCGAATCGGCCGCGCTGTGCGCGGCGAGGTCGCTCTCCATATGCGAGACCGACCAGGGCGACGGACAGGACCGGCCGTCGCCCGCCAGAAGGGGCACGGCGGAGTTTCCGTAGTAGGATGAGCGCTGGTAGAAGAACGGGTCGGCGAACTCGTACTGCACGAGGACGAGTTCGTCCCTGCCGTGCCTCGACTGGAACTCGTGGACCGCAACTGCGGCCTGCGGGCACGATGCTCAGTAGCGCGATGTGAAGTGCTCGTAGAGCACCGTCTTCTCGGCGGCGACGGCGCCGACGGCCACGAGCACCGCGAGCAATGTGGATACGAGCCGCATCGTCTCTCCTGTGGTGTCCGAACGGTCCGGGACGGGCGGCGGTCGGTGGCAGGGCCGCCTTGTCGGTCGGCAGAGTGCGTGCGTCCCGACGCGGTCCCACCAACGTGTGTGCAGTGCCCAGAATATCACACGCCTGCGGCTTCATCAAGAAACCGCCGAACACGAGGCCCCGGCCCTTCTTGCATCCTTGGCCCCTTCCGGATACGATGTGTGATGCGGGCTCACGATGCGTGCCGCCCGCAACAACCTACCGAAGGGAGTCCTGATGGAATACGACCCTGACATGATGGTGCGGCCGCGCCGTCTGCGACTGCCCTCCTTCAAGGAAGGCGCTGTCCGGTGGGTCGTCATCGGCATCGTGGCCATCATCCTGCTCTCGACGACGTTCTACTCCGTCGCAACGGACGAGGTCGGCGTCGTCAAGCGCCTGGGCGCCTACGTTCGCACCGCCCAGCCGGGCCTGCACATGAAGCTCCCGTTCGCCATCGAGCGGGTGCAGAAGGTGCGCGTCAAGCACGTGTACAAGCTGGAGTTCGGGTTCGCCACCGAGCGGCCCGGCGTGCGGACCGTCTACCGCCGGGGCGACTTCAGTGACGAGTCCCTCATGCTGACGGGCGACCTGAACGCCGCCGTCGTCGAGTGGATCGTGCAGTACCGGATCCAGGACCCTCTCAAGTACCTCTTCAAGGTCCGGGAGGTGCCCGAGACGATCCGCGATGTCAGCGAGGCGACGATGCGTCTCGTGGTCGGCGACAGGACGGTCACCGAGGTTCTGACGGTCGGGCGCCGCGAGATCTCCGATCGTACTCAGCAGGAGATGCAGAAGCTGCTCGACGAGTACGAGACCGGCATCCAGGTCGTCACCGTCAACCTTAAGGACGTCAACCCGCCGGACCCGGTGAAACCGTCGTTCAATGAGGTCAATCAGGCCAAGCAGGAGCGCGAGCAGCTGATCAACGAGGCCTGGGCGGAGTACAACAAGGAGATCCCTGCGGCCGAGGGCGAGGCCCAGCGGATGATCCGCGACGCCGAGGGCTACGCGCTGGCGCGCGTCAACCGGGCGCAGGGCGACGCAGAGCGGTTCCTTGCGCTCTAC
This genomic stretch from Candidatus Effluviviaceae Genus V sp. harbors:
- a CDS encoding tetratricopeptide repeat protein, which produces MTRLRRPEPSDVTALLVFAGALTLYLSTLSRTLPWGDSPEFLAVARTLGIAHPPGYPLYTILTALAIRVPLGTPVARLAFLSAVGGALACALVSRVTWDITELTTRRSGHHPSRVLTAVGAALAGAVVALVPEIHAQSTIPEVYALAAALLTGMLALLARGELGLPGATVDPSGEASRRFDRRFVVAGLLFGIGLAHHLTILLALPGLVIMSLTRPGRSARTWLAAAGASLVVLTSYAYLPLRSAHDPAVLWAPIDSFDALVKHIGGVAYRSRLGATSLLVALHDARGVAELLVREFGWPLLAAAVCGLVLLWRASRRYAAALLVILVLTLGHAALYSIPDIGAYLVPAYVVLGLLAGLAVALMPAELGGSVRGVGAAAALAAVVAVVLVLSFPGRWSRAEARGGGADVYLDQMLDGLAANSIVLARNDETVFPLWYALHVERRRPDLSVIDVRSRAPHLERWNPTVRFPTEVQLARSFGSRETGDCPSDGRSVLPVQRYVELLVSLNADDRPISSDYELARARFLERCAPAGYLARIESGEVPARELPEPDRLVSGGPWAMWLLDDGERVEPRTVRVAASRLEEAAKLYLVRGRPSDAVGILELVTSAAPRMTKAWNDLGVAYVATGRIDDGIESLLRAAELDPAEPSTRANLFDAYRRAGRREEALASIEDAIRLDPGEPRYRTQLALYLERHGEPGRAAEVLREARNADPEDHAAVLAHGDLLARRGRYAEALSVYRAAERLDPGSPAVQSGMGRCYWAMHDVRNAVRVMRRSIELQPHNPRLRYDLAVMLRAVGEREEALAHLDAALRVLPTMWRADILRARVLSELERHGEAEAALAKAEEHGAEPRLLLKARLDAATARGDSVKAEELRAALVDTVS
- a CDS encoding PaaI family thioesterase codes for the protein MADDRMCFACGPDNPHGLHLSFDYGDGEVTTRHTFDGRYQGYSGVVHGGLVSTVLDETMVTLLNRMGLLAMTAELTVRYSSPVPVGEEVTVTARLVRSRRRVHEVEAEATLPDGEVAATARGRFMSLGPLHDEAPSTG
- a CDS encoding PEP-CTERM sorting domain-containing protein (PEP-CTERM proteins occur, often in large numbers, in the proteomes of bacteria that also encode an exosortase, a predicted intramembrane cysteine proteinase. The presence of a PEP-CTERM domain at a protein's C-terminus predicts cleavage within the sorting domain, followed by covalent anchoring to some some component of the (usually Gram-negative) cell surface. Many PEP-CTERM proteins exhibit an unusual sequence composition that includes large numbers of potential glycosylation sites. Expression of one such protein has been shown restore the ability of a bacterium to form floc, a type of biofilm.), which encodes MRATAIVLAMAACLVFATGASATVFLHEGFETGAEGWETTGQVEGQEFSLWHLETYRAHSGMYSAAYNTGGPNYDYDVGWNWGVLMSPWIDLSGADEAYMNFYSWLETENQPMHLFDKAHVVVKPGDGMWVPLYPDVQWFDQGEWIGLKADLNMFAGLDAVRVGFYFDTMDHLMNDYEGWYVDDIKVHDGDTSPVPEPSTWLLLSTGLVGVGALVRRRFRG
- a CDS encoding T9SS type A sorting domain-containing protein gives rise to the protein MESDLAAHSAADSPLTMKVSELGVGEFAVSIAAEEDVSNARFAAAAVLAEDVPSSNGTSFLPYHAKTFLTAYQGDAFSIAEGESVTFLTSFDVDPAWDYSRMGVAAWVQADGGGNPSGSSDLPVIRGVLQSAFAPATATGVPEPPGAALRLSAPTPNPARGEARFVLASDEVGDVSVVIYDVRGRRVATLFEGRAQPGEAVIRWDGRDVEGRRCPSGVYFARLHGTSTAAQTQTVVLIR
- the hflK gene encoding FtsH protease activity modulator HflK, which gives rise to MRAARNNLPKGVLMEYDPDMMVRPRRLRLPSFKEGAVRWVVIGIVAIILLSTTFYSVATDEVGVVKRLGAYVRTAQPGLHMKLPFAIERVQKVRVKHVYKLEFGFATERPGVRTVYRRGDFSDESLMLTGDLNAAVVEWIVQYRIQDPLKYLFKVREVPETIRDVSEATMRLVVGDRTVTEVLTVGRREISDRTQQEMQKLLDEYETGIQVVTVNLKDVNPPDPVKPSFNEVNQAKQEREQLINEAWAEYNKEIPAAEGEAQRMIRDAEGYALARVNRAQGDAERFLALY